The window CGAAGATGTTGTCCGTGGTCGCGCCCAGAATGAGTTCGTGGGCGTCGGCCCGCCGCGCCATGCGCTGAACCGTCATGCCGTCGACGGTGGCGTCGGGTCGCCGCTTGGCGACACGCCCCAGCATGCGCTCCGCCGCATCGCGCACGGCCTGCTCGGAGTCCAGCTCCAGCTCGACCCCGCCGACCTCGCTCTTGTGCGTGATGTCGGGGGACTGGATCTTCAGCGCCACGGGGAAGCCCAGCTCATTGGCGGAGGTGGCCGCTTCTTCGGCATCGCGGGCCAGCCGCGTGTCGACAATGGGGATGCCGTAGGCCTGGAGGGCGCGCTTGGAATCGCCCTCCGACATCCAGGTGAGGCCGGCCTCCAGGGCGCTGTCGATGAGCTGTTTGGCGCGTTCGGTGTCGGGCTCGAAGTCGTGCGGCGTGGACGCCGGCGTCTCCATCAACTCGTCCTGGCTGCGCCGGTAGTTCACCAGGTGCATGAAGCCGCGCACGGCGTTTTCGGGCGTCGTGTAGCTGGGGATGCGGTGCTCGGCGAAGATCTTGCGCGCCGTCCGCGCCGCGCCTTCGCCCAGCCAGGAGGTGAACACCGGCTTGCGCGGATTGTCGCCCACGGTGTCGGCCGTGGCGCGCGCGGCGTCGGTCGGGTCCGCCACGGCGACGGGCGTGTTCAGCACCAGCACGGCATCGGTGTTGGCGTCCACCATCAGGGTTTCCAGCGCCGTGGCGTAGCGGCTGCCGGGCGCGTCGCCGATGATGTCCACGGGATTGCCGTGCGACCAGACGGGCGGCAGCACCTCGTTCAGGGCCGCGATGGTGTCGTCCGAAAGTTCGGCCAGGTGCCCGCCGCTGCCGGCGACGGCGTCGGTCGCCAGCACGCCCAGGCCGCCGCCGTTGGTGAGGATCGCCATGCGGTCGCCGCGCACGCGCGGCGCGTTGGACAGTGTCTCCGCCGCGTCGAACAGCTCGTCCATGTCGCCCACGCGCAGCATGCCGGCGCGGCGGAAGGCGGCCTCGTAGACCGCATCCGAACCCGCCAGCGCGCCGGTGTGCGAGCTGGCGGCCTTCGCCCCGGCGGCGTAGCGCCCGGCCTTGATGACGATGATGGGCTTGGTGCGCGCCGTCGCGCGGGCGGCCGACATGAACTTGCGCGCTTCGGTGATGCTCTCGACGTAGAGCAGAATGGCGCGCGTGTTGGGGTCGCTGCCCAGGTAGTCGAGGACGTCGCCAAAGTCGACGTCGATCATGTTGCCGAGCGCGGTGATGTGGGAGAAGCCGATGTCGCGCGGCGTCGCCCAGTCCAGCACGGCCGTCGCCATCGCCCCGGACTGCGCCACGAAGGCCAGATCGCCCGTCATCGGCGAGAGGTGCGCGAAGCTGGCGTTGAGGCCCCGGTCGGGGCGCAGGACGCCGATGCAGTTCGGCCCCACCACGCGCAGGGTGTAGGGGCGCGCCGCGTCCAGCACGGCCTGGCGGCGGGCCTGACCCGTTTCGTCGCCGCCCTCGCCGAAGCCGGCGGTGATGACCACGGCCGCCCGCGTGCCGTTGGCGCCCAGTTCCGCGACGATGTCCGCGACGGTGTCCGGCGGCGTCGCGATCACGGCCAGGTCGGGCGCGAAGGGCAGCTCGCTGACCGAGCCGTAGGTCAGCACGCCCTCGATCGACTGGTGCTTGGGGTGCACCGGCAGGATCGGGCCGTCGAAGCCGGTGTGGAAGAGGTTGCGCGCCAGCACCTTGCCCACGGTGTTGGCCTTGCGCGAGGCGCCGATCACGGCGATCGACTGCGGTGCGAAGAGGGCGTCGAGGTTGCGGACGCTCATCGCGTCCTCCCGGAATTGTGCCACGAAACGGGGCGAGCGTGCCGCACCGCGAAGGCCGGCACCTTGACCGCGATCAAGCGGTTTGCTCGCCCATTTGTGCACCGCAACACGTCACGCCGCAACCGCCTTGCCGACCTCGACCAGCCCCGCGAGCACGCCGACGAAGACGCCCACCGCCGCCATGCCGACCAGCACGCCCGCGATGACCACCAGTCCGTCGCGTTCCAGCAGCCCCGCTGCGATCAGGATAAGCGAGATCGCCGGCAGCCAGCCGCTGAAGGGCAGGGGAAACACCGAGATCAGCGAAATGGCGAAGGCGAAAACGCCGACGAAGCGCACCCCCGCCGACGACCAGACCGCGGCCAGGCGCGGCTGCACCAGGATCTCGATGGCGCGCAGGATGGGGATGAGCTTGCGACAGGTGGCGAGCACGCGCTCGCGCGGGAACACGCGGTTGAGCAGCCAGCGCGGCAGCCACAGCGTGCCGCGCCCGAAGGCCATCTGCACCGTCACCAGCACGGCCGGCACGGCGACGATGTTGGACAGCCCCAGCGGCGTCGGCAGCAGTTGCGGCGCGGCCAGCACCAGCAGCGCCGAGGCCAGGCCCCGCTCCCCCAGGGCCGCGAGCACGTCCACCAGCCGCACACGCGAGTCCGTGAAGATGTCCGGAAACGCGGCGACGAGGTCGGCCGTCGTGGGCGTGAGCGGGTAGAGCCAGTGATGGGCCACGTCCAACCTCCGGCGCGGGCGCTGCCACCGTGCGGCGCACGGGCGCGACCAGCATGTGGCGCCGGGGGTGGTGGTGGCGTCAAGCCCGATCGGCCAGCGGGCCGCGGCTCAGCCGCCGGTGAGGCCCGTGACGGCCTGGAACTGCCGCCGCGTCGCTTGGTCGCTGCGGAAGCTGCCGAGCATGCGGCTGGTGACCACGTCGCTGGTGTCCTGCGCGGCCGGGCGGACGCCGGTGCCGTGGTGCCGCGCGCGCAGGACCACGGCGACGCCGTGGGGCTGGAGCACCGCCTGGATGGTGTCGGCGATCTCGACGGTCAGGCGCTCCTGGTGCTGGAGGCGGCGGGCCAGGATGTCCACCACGCGCGCCAGCTTGCTCACGCCCACGACGCGGCGCTGCGGGATGTAGCCGATGTGCGCCGTGCCCACGATGGGCAGCATGTCGTCGGCGCTGTGGCTGACGAAGGTCACGCCGTTGAGGACGATCATCTCGTCGTAGCCGTCGGTTTCGGCGAAGGTGCGTTCCAGAAACGCCGTCGGGTCCTCGCCGTAGCCGCCGAAGAGCGTGCGGAAGGCGTCCAGCACGCGCGGGGCCGTGCGCGCATCGGGCGCGCCGCCCAGATGGCTCAGCAGGGTGTGCACCGCCGCCTCGGCCTCGCCTTCGTCCGGTTGCCCGCCGTTCGCGGACCCTGCGTCCCGCGGAGCCATCGCCGCCCCCATGCCCGTTTCGTCGCGTGCCCCGTACCACATACGTCAAGGACTCCGGCCTGGATGCCGTGGGCGTGTCCATCCCCGTTTCAGCGAATGCGTGGCGTGCGCGCGGGCGCGCTCCCACATTCAGGGAAACATTCTCTTCCGGTGAGACGCGGAGGTGAGCCCATGACCGCAGACCCGCACCGCGACCTGACCCAGGGCGACGCCGTCGTCGCCGTCGACGTGCAGAACGATTTCTGCCCCGGCGGCGCGCTTGAGGTGCCCGAGGGCGACCGGGTCGTGGACACGCTCAACACCTGGATGGCGGCGGCGCGCGACGCCGGCGCGCACGTCTACGCCTCGCGCGACTGGCACCCGCGCGACCACATCAGCTTTCAGCCCCAGGGCGGGCCGTGGCCGGTGCACTGCGTGCAGGACACCACGGGCGCCGCCTTTCATCCCTATCTGCGCCTGCCCGAGGACACCATCGTCGTCACCAAGGGCACGCGCTTCGACAAGGATCAGTACAGCGCCTTCGACGAAACCGGCTTCGCCGAGGAGCTGAAGCGCCACGGCATCGAGCGCCTGTGGATCGGCGGCCTGGCCGAGGATGTCTGCGTGCGCGCCACCGCGCTCGACGCCGCGAAGCACGGCTTCACCGTCCACGTCCTCACCGAAGCCACGCGTGCCATCAGCGCCGAGAGCCGCGAGAAGACCGAGGCCGAGCTGAAGGACGCGGGCGTGCTGGTGTTGTAACGCGGTCTACCCGCGCTCGCCCGGCAACAGCGCCGCCACGCGCTCCCGCAGGGCCGTGGCCAGGGCGTCCGGGTCGCGGCTGCCGGCCTCGGCGGCGAGCGTGGCGGCTGATACCGGCTCGCCGAAGCGCACGGTGACGGCCGTGGGCTTGGGCAACCGCGCGCCGCGCGGCATGGCGGCGAAGGTGCCCAAAATCGCGCACGGGACGACCGGGATGTCGCGGTCCTGAAGCAGCCGGCCCACGCCGGGCCGGAAGGGCTGGAGCCGGCCGTCGGGCGAGCGCCATTCCTCCGGGAACCAGACCAGGATGCGGTTTTGGTTCAGCGCCGCCTCCGCGGCGGCGAGGCTGGCGCCGGGCGCGCGGTCGTCCACCGGGAAGAGGCCGGCCAGCCGCGCCGCCGTGCGGCGCAGGCGCGTGCCGAAGAGGCGGTCGCGATCCGCGCCCCAGGCCAGGTGCCCGCGAAGCCGCCCCGGCAGCGCGGCGGTGAAGACGAAGGCGTCCAGATCGCTGACATGGTTGGGCGCCAGGATCGCCGGCCCCGATGCCGGCAGCCGCTCCGGGCCCTCGACGCGCAGCCGGAACAGCCCGCCGCACAGTGCTTTCAACGTGCCGTGCGCCAGGGCCGCGGCGATGCGTTCCCCGCGCGATTGCGGGTGTAGCCAGCGCTCGGCCTCCCGCGCGGCCTCGCGGCGCCGGCCGCCCTCCCGCGCGGGCGCGGCGTCGCGCACGGTTTGCAACAGCTCGCGCACGGTCACGGCCTGGGCCACGGCTTCCTCGGACAGTGCGACGCCGAACTTTTCCTCCAGCTCGAAGCCCATTTCGACCCAGGCGAGGGAGTCCACGCCCAGGTCGAGTTGCGGGCTGGTGTTCAGGCCCACGCTGTGGTTGGGAAAGCGCGCGTCCAGCCAGTCGAACACCCGCTTCACCGTCGGCTCGGCGAGCAGCGCCCGGTCGGCGTCGCTGGTGGGCTCGGTGGCGGCCGTGCGCTCGCCGCGCTGGGCGCGCGCCAGGATGGGCGGCAGCAGGTGGCGGCGGTACTTGCCCAGGTGCGTGCGCGGCAGTTCCTCGCGCGTGATCGCCCAGTCGCTCAGCCGCTCGTGCGGCGGCAGCTTGGCGCCCAGTTCCTGCAGGGACACACGGATGACGTCGCCGATGTTGGCGCCCGCGCCCGGCACGGCGGTCAGGTCCGGCACGATCAGGCCCACGAGCCGCCCGTCGTCCTCCAGCACGGCGATTTCGTGGATGTAGGGGCTCTGCGCGTAGACCCGCTCGACCGTTTCGGGCGCGATGTTCTTGCCGTCGGGCAGGACGATCATCTCCTTCGCCCGCCCGACGATGTGCAGGTAGCCGTCGGCGTCGAAGCGGCCCAGATCGCCGGTGCGGAAGGCGCCTTCCGCGTCGAAGGCCTCGGCGTTGGCGTCGGGGCGGTTCAAATAGCCCGGAAAGACGTTGGGCCCCTGGATGCGGACCTCGCCCGTGCCCTCGGCGTCCGGCCCGGCGATGGTGACGCGCACGCCGGGCGCGGGCAGGCCGGCGCTGCCAAGGCGCGCGCGGCCGGGCGGGTTGAAGGTGGAGATCGAGGCCGTCTCCACCAGCCCGTAGCCGGAGAGCACCATCCAGCCGAAGCCTTCCAGCGTCCACGCCGTGTCGGCGTCGAGTTTGGCCCCGCCCGAGGCCATGAGCCGCAGCTTTGGCGCCAGGCGCTTGTGCAGCGGCCACAGCAGCGTCCGCCCCCAGCGCACCCCGAACCGCCGCCGCAGCGAGGCCGACAGGCGCAGCACGCGGTAGAGCACGCGCTCGCTTGCGCCGCCCTCGCGCAGGCGCTGCGTCAGGCCGTTCGCCAGCGCCTGATACAGCCGCGGCACACCCACGACGATCGCCACCTCGCCCTCGCTGAGCGCGCGCCGGATCTCCGGGCCGCTGACGTCGCGGGGCAGCACGATCGTCGCGCCCGTGACCAGCGGCATCAGCATGCCGACGATGAAGGGGTAGGAGTGGTGGAGCGGGAGCGGCAGCAGCACGCGGTCGCCCGCCCCCAAGAGGTTCTGGGCGAGCAGGGCGTCCAGGTTGCTGGTGATGTTGCGGTGGGTCAGCGGCACGCCCTTGGGCCGCCCGGTGGTGCCCGAGGTGTAGAAGAGCGTCGCGGTGTCGTCGCCGCTCGGGTCGGGCAGGGGCGGCGGCTCGCCGTCCAGGTTCGAGATGGCCCGCGGGTCGTCCGGCGCGGCGTCGAACAGCCAGACCGGCGTGTCCGCGGCGCCGGCCGCGGCCAGCATGTCCAGGTGCCCGCGCACCGTCAGGATGGCGCGCGCTTGCGCGTCCGCGAGCTGGTGGCCGAGCTGCTCGGCTGTCAGGTCGTTGTCCAGGGAGACGGCGACCGCCCCCGCCAGCAGAACCGCGATGCGGGCCGCGATCCAGTCCGGGCTGTTGGGCGCGTGGATGCCCACGTAGTGCCCCGGCGCGATGCCGTGCGCCCGCAGGCCGCCGGCGATGCGCCCGGCCCTGTGCGCTAGCTCCGCGTAAGTAACGGTGGCCGCGCCCTCGGCCCCGAACGCCAGGATCGCGGGGCGGTCGCCGCCCGCCGCCAGATGGCCGAGGCGCGCTTGCAGCGTGGCCGTGTCGCTCATGCCCTACCGCGCGGAGGAGCCGCCGAAGCCGCTGGTCAGGCCCTTGATGAACTCCATGGGGAAGGGGAAGACGATCGTGGAGGTCTTGTCGCCCGCGATGTCCTGCAGCGAGGAGAGGTAGCGCAGCTGCATGGCGTTGGGCTGCTCGCCCAGCTTTTCCGCGGCCTCCACCAGCTTTTGCGCGGCCTGCTGTTCGCCCTCGGCGTTGATGACGCGGGCGCGGCGCTCGCGCTCGGCCTCGGCCTGCTTGGCGATGGCGCGGATCATGGAGTCGTCCAGGTCGACGTGCTTGATCTCCACGTTGGCGACCTTGATGCCCCACTTGTCCGTCTGTGCGTCCAGGATTTCCTGAATGTCGCGGTTGAGCTTGTCGCGCTCGGACAGCATCTCGTCCAGTTCGTGCTTGCCGAGCACGGAGCGCAGGGTGGTCTGCGCCAGCTCGCTGGTGGCGCGCTGGAAGTTCTCCACCTCGATGATGGCGTTGCGCGGCTCGATGACGCGGAAGTAAATGACCGCGTTCACCTTCACCGAGACGTTGTCCTGGCTGATGACGTCCTGGCTGGGCACGTCCTGGGTGATCGTGCGCAGATCCACGCGCACCATCTGCTGGATGACGGGGATGATGATCAGAAAGCCCGGTCCCTTCACCCCGGTGAACCGGCCGAGCGTGAAGACCACGCCGCGCTCGTACTCGCGCAGGATGTTGATGGCGGAGGCGAGGAAGGCGATCACCAGCGCGGCGATCACCGCAAAGATCACGACGTTGGTTGCCATGGCGCTTCTCCGGGCTGTTGCGTGGGCGGGGCCGGTTCGACCGTGAGGGTGAGGCCCTCGGCCGCCGTGACGCGGACCTGTTGGCCCGCTTCGAGGTCGGCGGGGCCGCGCGCGTTCCAGTACTCCCCCGAGATCACGACACGCCCGTGCCCGGCGGACCATTCGTCCACCCGGGCGAGCGTGCCCACGATCGTTTCGCGGCCCGTCGCCAAGGGGCGCGTCTGGGCGCGGGCGAGGTAGCCGATCAGCAGCACGAGGATGAGGCCGGTCGTCGCGGTGACCCCCGCGACCGTCCAGTAGGACAGCTCGAAGTAGGGCGAGTCCGTCTCGAACAGCATCGTGGCGCCGAGCGCGAACGCGGCGATCCCGCCCAGGCCGAGCGCGCCGAACGAGGGCGCGAAGGCTTCGCCCACCATGAAGGCGATGCCGACCAGGATGAGCGCCAGCCCCGCGTAGCTCACCGGCAGGACGTTGAGCGCGTAGAGCCCGATCAGCAGGCAGATCACGCCCAGCACGCCGGGCACGATGGCGCCGGGGTTCGACAGCTCGAAGATCAGGCCGTAGACGCCCACCATCATGAAGATGAAGGCCACGTTCGGGTCCGTGATCGTGGCGAGCAGCTTGTCCCGCCAGTCCATCGGCTTTTCCGTGACCTGCGCGTCCTTTGTGGCCAGCGTCACGTCCTGCTTGCCCACCTCGATCGTTCGGCCGTCGATCTTGGCGAGCAGGTCCGCGACGTCCGTGGCGAGCAGGTCCGCGACGTTCTGCTCCACGGCCTTGTCGGAGGTCAGCGTCGCCGCCTCGCGCACGGCCTTTTCGCCCCAGTCCGCGTTTCGCCCACGCAGGTCCGCCAGGGCGCGGATGTAGGCCACGGCGTCGTTGACCGCCTTGGCGCGCTTGGCGTCGCCGTCGCTCGGGGCGGTCTCGTCCGTCTGCTCGCCCTCCTCGCCCTGCTGGCCGTCCTCCTTCGCGGGGTCTTCCCCGTTCCCGCCGCCGGGGTTCTCGCCGCCACCGCCGCCGGGCATGGGCGAGGAACCGCCGCCCATCTGGACGGGCGTGGCCGCGCCGAGCGTGGTTCCCGGCGCCATCGCCGCGACGTGGCTGGCGTAGAGGATGTAGGTTCCGGCGCTAGCCGCGCGTGCCCCGCGCGGTGCCACGTAGGTCGCAACCGGAATGGGGGCGGCCAGGATCTTGTCGATGATGGACCGCATGCTGGTGCTGAGCCCGCCCGGCGTGTTCAGCCGCAGCACCACGATGCTGGCCCCGTTTTCGGCGGCCTCGTCGATGCCGTCGCGGATGTAGCCGGCGGAGGCCGGGCCGATCGGGCCGTCGACGGTGAGGACCGTGGCGCGCGGCGGCGGGTCGGCGCCGGACGCGGAGTCCTCGGCCGCAGGCACCGCCTGCAGCGCCAGACCGGCCAGAAGAGCGACGACCCAGAGCGCGCGAAACCACATACGGGAATCGTATAGAGCGCGGCGACGGCGGGTAAACCGCACCTGTCCGAAGGACCCGCCGGATTCCCCGGCATTCCGGGCTTGCGCGGTGGTGGCTCACCCGTTCGGGGTACTCGCGGCCCGCGCGCGGGCGTGGCATCTTGTCGGAAGGTCCCGTTCCCGGGACAAGGGAGGTGCGCCGATGCGGGTTCACGACATCCTGGAGCGAAAGGGCCGCCACGTAACCACCGTGGCGCCGGAGACGTCCGTGCTGGAGGTGGCGGGTATCCTGCGCCGCCAAGGCATCGGGGCGGTGGTGGTCGCCGCGCCGGATGGGCGCATCGCCGGCATCCTGTCCGAGCGCGACCTCGTGCACGCGCTGGGCGACGACGGCGCGGCGCTGAGCGGCCGGACCGCGCGCGAGCTGATGACCGAGCGCGTCACCACCTGCTCGCCGCGCGACGACGTGAACGACGTCCTGCGCACGATGACCGAGGGGCGCTTCCGCCACGTCCCCGTCGTCGAGGACGGGGCGCTCAGCGCCATCGTCTCCATCGGCGACATCGTGAAGGCGCGCATCGAGGATCTGGAGCACGAAAAGAACGCGCTGCACAGCTACGTTCTGGGCGGGTGATCCGCAGTCATTCGCGCCGTTGGGCGCGGACGGCCTCGGCCAGATCGTCCAGAAAACGCCCGGTGATCCGGGTGAGAGCCTTTTGTGCGGCCTCGACCGCGGCGCCGACGTCCGTCGAGCCGACCGCCTCGCGTGCGCTGTAGGTTCCCACGTGCAGCGTGGTCCGGTCGCGGGCGCGCACGACTGCCAGGTCCACCCCCACGGTCACGGCCGAGTCCGCCCCGGCGCGGTGGTGGCGCAATTCCAGCAGCCGGCCGGTGATGCGGTAGCGGGCGTCGCTGCGCGTCTCCGGCGTGATGACGCGTTCGGCGGCGCCCGACTGCCGCAGGGCGGTGACGACGGCGTCACGCACCTGGACTGTCGGGGGCTCCAGCCAGTAGTGATAGCTGTACTGCTGTAGCGCCGGCCCGCCGCCGTCGGCGTAGAGGATGGCCTGATCCCCCGTCAGCCCGGCGGCGGCGAGGTTCGTAACTTCCACCGTTCCTGCCAGAAGCGGCTGGCCGTAGCGCCGGCCCGCGTCCCCGATCGTGAGCGGATAGTAGCGGTCGTAGGGGGCCGGGTCCGCCACGCAGCCGCCCAGCCCCAGGACCGCGGCCAGCGCGAGAAGGGTGAACCGCGCGCGCATCGTCATCGCTCGGCCCCCGGCCCCTCGCGGCCCCGCAACAGCAGGGAGGGGTCGCGGCGGATCTGGCGGGTGAACTCGTTCATGTTCCGGCTGGTGCCTTCCAGGTTGTTGGTGATCGCGTCGATGTGGCGGGCGATCGTGTCCAGGGTGTGCTGGAGATCGCGCACACTCGACCGCACGGCATCGCCGTTCGCCTCCACCTGGTCGTTGAGGTTGGTCGCCAGGGTGTTGAGCTCGGCCTGCGTCGCGCGAAGCTCGCTGGCCAAGGTGGTAAAGCGCGCCGAGAAGGTCCGAAGGTTGGCCAGGCTCCGGCGGATGCGCTCGCGGTTTTCGCCGCTGAGCACGTCGGCGTTCAGCTTCTCGCTGGCGGCGGCGAGGTCGTCCAGCCCGCGCGTGACGTCGCCGGACGTCTCCGCGTCCAGCATCTCGCGGTTCATGCGCCGGGAGAGCGCGCGCAGCTCGCGGGCGATCGCGGGCCCGTCCTCGGCCAGCGCCCGTGTCGCGGTTTTCAGGTTTTCCGCGATCCGGGGCGCGTTGCCCTCGGTGGCGGTGCTCAGCGCCCTGGCGGCCCCCCGCACCCGGCTCAGCAGCGGTTCCAGCCCGCCCGCGCTGAGCTGGTTGATCTGCGAGGCGACGTTGGAGACGGCCGTGAAGAGGTCGGCGGACGCGCCGGGCTCGATGCGCGCCCCCGGCGGCAGGGTCTCCCCGGCGTCGCCGCCCCGGATCTGGATGTTCACCCCGCCGAGCAGGCTGGATGTGGCGATCGTCGCCGTGCTGTCGCGGGGGATGGGAAAGTCCCTCTCCAGCGCCATCTCCACGCGGAAGCGGATCCGGCCCGCCCGCTTGCGCGGCTCGATCGCCGTAACCTCGCCGATGCGGTAGCCCTGGAACTGCACGGCCGTCCCGGCGCGCACACCGCCCACGTTGTCGTATTCCGTGAAGTAGGTTTCCCGGGGCGTCGTGCTGCCGCTGAGCACGGCGAAGAAGGCCACGAACGCCGCGACCACGATCACGACGAACAGCCCGACGGCGATGTAATTGATGCGGTTGCTGCGCATGCGGGGCGGGTATCCTGGGGCTGGCCGCGTCGCGCCGGCTTACAGGAGGTCGCCGGTGAGCCGTTCCAGATAGGCGTCCGGGTCGATCTCGGGCACCTGGACGCGGCGGTTCAGCAGATCCTGCACGCGCCGGTCCGGGCATGCCCGGACGTTGTCGACGGTGTCCACGATCAGCACCTCCCCACGGTCGATGACGCAGATACGGTCCGCAATCGCGAAGGCTGACTCCAGTTCGTGGGTGACGACAACGACCGTCATGCCGAACGCCGCGCGCAGATCCAGGATGAGCCGGTCGATCGCCGAGGCGACGATCGGGTCCAGCCCTGCGGAGGGCTCGTCGCAGAAGAGGATCGAGGGGTCCATCGCGATCGCCCGCGCGAGCGCGGCGCGTTTGGTCATGCCGCCCGAAAGCTGGGCGGGCATGCGCTCTTCCGCGCCGGCGAGGTTCACCACCTCCATCTTCATGCGGACCATGATCCGCATCGTGGCTTCGTCTAGGTCGGTGTGTTCCTGTAAGGGCAGCATGATGTTCTCGCCCACCGTCATGGACGAAAACAGCGCGCCGCCCTGGAAGGCGACGCCCATGCGGCAGCGCAGCTTGGTCAAGTCCGGCTGCGAAAGCTCCGCGATGTCGTTGTCGAGGATCCGAACCGTGCCCGAGGTGGGCGGCAGCAGGCCGAGCAGGTGGTAGAGCAGCGTCGACTTGCCGCTGCCCGAAGCGCCCATGATCACCATGACCTCGCCGGGGCGCACGCTCAGGCTCACGTCGTTGAGCACGCGCATCTCGCCGTAGTGCGTGGTCAGGTGCTCCACCGAGATGACGGGGGCGTCCGCAACGGGGAGCGGGGTGGTATGCGGGGCACGGTCCGTCATGGCGTCACCGCGTCAGGATGAAGGCGAACACCATGTCGGTGAAGACGATCACACTGATCGCCTGCACCACCGAGCGCGTGGTTGCGCGGCCGACGCCCTCAGCGCCGCCGGTGACCGAGGCACCGTTCACGACGCCCACGAGCGTGATGAGCACGGCGAAGATCACGCTCTTGCCCAGCCCGTGAAACACGTCGTCCACGCGTGTCGCCAGCAACACCCGGTCGAGGTAGGTCGGCATCGTCATGTCCAGCTCGGCCACGACGAAAAGGCCTGCGCCGGCCACCGCCATCATCTCCGACCAGAAGGTGAGCAGCGGCACCATCACCAGCATTGCCACCAGCGCCGGGCTTACCAGGTAGCGCACGGGGGCGATGCCCATGACCCGTAGCGCGTCGATTTCCTGGCTGATGCGCATCGTGCCGATGCGCGCCGTCAGCGCCGACCCCGAGCGCCCCGCGACCAGCACGGCCGTGATCAGCGGCCCGAACTCGCGGAAGACCGAGAGCGCGATGCCCGTGGTGACGCGCGCCTCCGCCCCGAACGCGCGCAGGGAGTGAATGCCCTGGATCGCGAGCATGATGCCGATCGCCACCGACAGGATGGTGACGATCGGCAGGGCCAGCACGCCGATCTCCATGCCCTGGCGCACGATCTGGCTGACATGGACGGGCTGGCGGCGGAAGGCACCCATCACCAGCCACATCACGCTTTCCGCCAGGAGCGTTGCGGCGTAGCCGATCTCCGCCAGCCGCGCGGCCGTGCCGCGGCCGATGCGTTCCAGCGGACCGGCCGGCGTATCGCTGCTCGGCGTGCTCACGCGTCCTCCCCCGCGGCGGCGGCCACGGTGTCGTAGATCCAGAACACCCGGTCGAGCTGGGCGATGCGCATCACGCGCATCGCGGAGTCCGGAACCGCGGCCAGGCGGAAGCGCTGATCTCGCGTGCGGGCGCGTTGAAAGGCTTCGATCAGGCTGGCGATGCCGGAGGAATCGATGTAGTTCACGCCCGCCATGTCCACGATCACGTGGGCGCCCGCGTTCACGGCCTTGAGCAGCGCGTGCCGCAGGTCGTTGGAGACGTGGAGGTCGATCTCCCCGCGCGGCCGGATCACGGTGTAACCGTGCCGCTGCTCCGTCTGCACGTCGATCTGGCGCCGCATGGCCGGCATCACCCGATCCGTTTCGTCAACCGCAGACAGTTGCCGCCGCCCTCCGCGCGGTCCAGGGATACCTCGTCGACACAGGCGCGGATCACGTGCACACCCAGGCCGCCGGGTTGCATCGTGTCCAGCGGCCGTGGCTCCAGGGCCGCCGGGTCGATCGGCGGCGCGGTGTCGATGATGCAGGCGATCACGTGGTTGTCCCGTTTCCCGAGCGTGACCGTAATCGTCCGCCCGCAGTTGCCGCCGTAGGCGTAGCGGATCACGTTCTGGCACGCCTCGTCGACGGCGCGGATCAGGTCCTCGGCCACGGGCGCCGGGCACCCCAGGCACATGGCGGACTCGTGGACGAAGCCACGCACAAGGTGCAGGTGTGCGGTGTTCGCCGTGATGTGCAGTTCGAACGCGGCATCCCCGGGCTCTGTGGGACCAATCCTGGTCACGTGGAAGCTCCCTCGACCCGCAGCAGGGTCATGTCGTCGCGCGGGCTGGTACCGTCCGGCCGCGCCGCTGTCATGATGCGGTCGACGCAGGCACCCGGTGCAAGGGCGTCGGCTTCGGCG is drawn from Limimonas halophila and contains these coding sequences:
- a CDS encoding MlaD family protein, yielding MRSNRINYIAVGLFVVIVVAAFVAFFAVLSGSTTPRETYFTEYDNVGGVRAGTAVQFQGYRIGEVTAIEPRKRAGRIRFRVEMALERDFPIPRDSTATIATSSLLGGVNIQIRGGDAGETLPPGARIEPGASADLFTAVSNVASQINQLSAGGLEPLLSRVRGAARALSTATEGNAPRIAENLKTATRALAEDGPAIARELRALSRRMNREMLDAETSGDVTRGLDDLAAASEKLNADVLSGENRERIRRSLANLRTFSARFTTLASELRATQAELNTLATNLNDQVEANGDAVRSSVRDLQHTLDTIARHIDAITNNLEGTSRNMNEFTRQIRRDPSLLLRGREGPGAER
- a CDS encoding ATP-binding protein; amino-acid sequence: MTRIGPTEPGDAAFELHITANTAHLHLVRGFVHESAMCLGCPAPVAEDLIRAVDEACQNVIRYAYGGNCGRTITVTLGKRDNHVIACIIDTAPPIDPAALEPRPLDTMQPGGLGVHVIRACVDEVSLDRAEGGGNCLRLTKRIG
- a CDS encoding ABC transporter ATP-binding protein; the protein is MTDRAPHTTPLPVADAPVISVEHLTTHYGEMRVLNDVSLSVRPGEVMVIMGASGSGKSTLLYHLLGLLPPTSGTVRILDNDIAELSQPDLTKLRCRMGVAFQGGALFSSMTVGENIMLPLQEHTDLDEATMRIMVRMKMEVVNLAGAEERMPAQLSGGMTKRAALARAIAMDPSILFCDEPSAGLDPIVASAIDRLILDLRAAFGMTVVVVTHELESAFAIADRICVIDRGEVLIVDTVDNVRACPDRRVQDLLNRRVQVPEIDPDAYLERLTGDLL
- a CDS encoding MlaE family ABC transporter permease; translated protein: MSTPSSDTPAGPLERIGRGTAARLAEIGYAATLLAESVMWLVMGAFRRQPVHVSQIVRQGMEIGVLALPIVTILSVAIGIMLAIQGIHSLRAFGAEARVTTGIALSVFREFGPLITAVLVAGRSGSALTARIGTMRISQEIDALRVMGIAPVRYLVSPALVAMLVMVPLLTFWSEMMAVAGAGLFVVAELDMTMPTYLDRVLLATRVDDVFHGLGKSVIFAVLITLVGVVNGASVTGGAEGVGRATTRSVVQAISVIVFTDMVFAFILTR
- a CDS encoding STAS domain-containing protein; this encodes MPAMRRQIDVQTEQRHGYTVIRPRGEIDLHVSNDLRHALLKAVNAGAHVIVDMAGVNYIDSSGIASLIEAFQRARTRDQRFRLAAVPDSAMRVMRIAQLDRVFWIYDTVAAAAGEDA